A genome region from Salvia miltiorrhiza cultivar Shanhuang (shh) unplaced genomic scaffold, IMPLAD_Smil_shh fragScaff_scaffold_163_2:::fragment_2:::debris, whole genome shotgun sequence includes the following:
- the LOC131002641 gene encoding uncharacterized protein LOC131002641, translating to MVDHVGMRCRSKGLLKKTNYNLSPFMERSVSTTKRLNKKEKALALFGMYNQKEDNVKVMFQYDNTILQRMHMATLCRDNVVSPEVITAWVICLNMNEEFRSDASPTRFFASVEICSESIVQPPSTWTYNRRRDIFFRLLSNELSGLQQMAVSGIDLFCFPVYRIMNFFMVCVDIRKEKAYVLDSRNETQVQCRDEKYLSTVNDVKQMLGDYMGHLGHVHKSNSPKLKKQLNLLRARYCAVLLGWEKNIAKDAVAVGANAYYDEVFNNPALDIDATLLG from the exons ATGGTGGATCATGTGGGAATGCGTTGCAGAAGCAAGGGACTGCTTAAGAAAACAAATTATAATTTGTCCCCTTTTATGGAGAGGAGTGTGAGTACGACCAAACGTCTcaataagaaagagaaggcTTTGGCCCTATTTGGGATGTACAACCAGAAAGAGGACAA TGTCAAAGTGATGTTCCAGTATGATAATACAATTCTGCAACGAATGCACATGGCAACACTCTGCAGGGATAATGTTGTAAGTCCTGAAGTCATTACCGCGTGGGTGATATGCTTGAATATGAATGAGGAGTTCAGGTCGGATGCATCGCCAACACGATTCTTTGCCTCGGTTGAAATTTGC TCGGAGTCTATTGTTCAACCGCCAAGTACTTGGACATACAATAGACGTCGGGATATATTTTTTAGGCTTCTATCTAATGAACTATCAGGGCTTCAACAGATGGCTGTTTCAGGCATAGATTTG TTCTGCTTCCCTGTGTATAGAATAATGAATTTTTTCATGGTATGCGTCGACATAAGGAAAGAGAAGGCGTATGTTTTAGACAGTCGGAATGAGACCCAAGTACAGTGCCGAGATGAAAAATATTTGTCAACGGTCAACGACGTG AAACAAATGCTTGGAGACTACATGGGACATTTAGGTCATGTGCACAAGAGCAACT CGCCGAAGCTAAAGAAGCAACTAAACCTCTTACGTGCGAGGTACTGTGCAGTGCTTCTTGGATGGGAGAAAAATATTGCCAAAGATGCGGTTGCGGTTGGAGCTAATGCGTACTATGACGAGGTCTTCAATAACCCCGCATTAGACATTGATGCTACTTTGCTAGGATGA